One genomic segment of Desulfurispora thermophila DSM 16022 includes these proteins:
- the thiC gene encoding phosphomethylpyrimidine synthase ThiC, with product MTQLEAARAGKVTAAMEQVAKDEKRPVQDIREGVARGEIVIPCNVNHRQLKPAGVGKGLRVKVNANIGTSTAYPALSLELEKLAAALDAGADSVMDLSTGGDLKAIRKEIISRCPVMLGTVPVYQAWVEAAGRGRHILDMSVDELFAVIEDHARSGVDFITVHCGVTRQVIQTLKEQGRVTDIVSRGGSYMAAWTLYHGQENPLYSQFDRLLEICRQYDVTLSLGDGLRPGALADATDRAQVAELLVLGELVDRARRAGVQVMVEGPGHVPLHQVAANIQLQKSLCNNAPFYVLGPLVTDVAPGYDHITAAIGGALAAWAGADFLCYVTPAEHLGLPTAEDVRAGVIASRIAGHAADIARGLPGALEWDRAMSEARRALDWEGQLKLAMDPVRARQVREQRNQAGAQACSMCGDFCAMKLVSDYLGKDFMPC from the coding sequence ATGACCCAGCTGGAAGCGGCGCGGGCTGGTAAAGTAACAGCTGCCATGGAACAGGTGGCTAAAGATGAAAAAAGACCGGTGCAAGATATACGGGAAGGGGTGGCCAGGGGAGAGATTGTCATTCCCTGCAATGTGAACCACCGGCAACTCAAGCCCGCCGGGGTGGGCAAAGGGCTAAGGGTCAAGGTCAATGCCAACATCGGTACTTCCACCGCTTACCCCGCACTGTCCCTGGAATTGGAAAAGCTGGCGGCGGCGTTGGATGCTGGTGCGGACAGTGTGATGGATTTGAGCACCGGCGGTGATCTGAAAGCGATCAGGAAGGAGATTATTTCCCGCTGTCCGGTTATGCTGGGCACCGTGCCGGTTTACCAGGCGTGGGTGGAGGCGGCCGGGCGCGGCAGGCATATTCTGGATATGAGTGTGGACGAGCTGTTTGCGGTGATTGAAGACCATGCCCGCAGCGGGGTGGACTTCATCACGGTGCACTGCGGGGTTACCCGGCAGGTGATTCAGACGCTGAAAGAGCAGGGCCGGGTGACCGACATTGTCAGCCGGGGCGGATCTTACATGGCGGCCTGGACGCTCTATCACGGGCAGGAAAATCCGCTCTACAGCCAGTTTGACCGCCTGCTGGAAATCTGCCGGCAGTATGACGTGACTTTAAGTTTGGGTGACGGACTGCGTCCGGGCGCCCTGGCCGACGCCACCGACCGGGCCCAGGTGGCCGAACTGCTGGTGCTGGGTGAACTGGTGGACCGGGCCCGCCGGGCCGGTGTACAGGTGATGGTGGAAGGTCCGGGCCACGTGCCTCTCCACCAGGTGGCGGCCAATATCCAGCTGCAAAAGTCGCTGTGCAACAACGCTCCCTTTTATGTGCTGGGCCCGCTGGTGACCGATGTGGCGCCGGGTTACGACCACATCACAGCGGCCATAGGCGGTGCCCTGGCGGCCTGGGCCGGGGCCGATTTTCTGTGCTATGTCACGCCGGCCGAGCATCTGGGCCTGCCCACGGCCGAGGACGTGCGGGCCGGGGTGATTGCCTCACGTATTGCCGGTCACGCTGCCGATATTGCCCGCGGATTGCCGGGAGCGCTGGAATGGGACCGGGCCATGTCGGAAGCCCGCCGGGCGCTGGACTGGGAAGGTCAACTGAAACTGGCCATGGATCCCGTGCGGGCGCGTCAGGTGCGGGAGCAGCGCAACCAGGCCGGAGCCCAGGCCTGCTCCATGTGTGGGGATTTCTGCGCCATGAAGCTGGTGTCCGACTACCTGGGCAAGGATTTTATGCCGTGCTGA
- the radC gene encoding RadC family protein produces the protein MSYRVTVKDMPRELRPREKLLDYGVDRLSDSELLAIILRTGSREKSAIELAGSIIAAFGGLRQLLDVSMEELCAISGVGLAKAAQIKAALEVGRRVALSSYGLRPVIRSPQDAADMVMEEMRHLDREHFVALLLNTKNQVLAREVVSVGTLSSSAVHPRELFKLAIRRSAAAVILLHNHPSGDPWPSQEDIQVTHRLIEAGRIIGIEVLDHIVIGDNKYISLKAENLLA, from the coding sequence TTGTCGTACCGGGTTACTGTGAAAGATATGCCCCGGGAACTCAGGCCGCGGGAGAAGTTGTTGGATTACGGGGTGGACAGGCTGAGCGACAGCGAACTCCTGGCCATCATTCTGCGTACCGGTAGCCGGGAAAAAAGCGCCATTGAACTGGCCGGCAGTATTATTGCCGCCTTTGGCGGCCTGCGCCAGTTGCTGGATGTCAGCATGGAGGAATTGTGTGCCATCAGCGGTGTGGGGCTGGCCAAAGCGGCCCAGATCAAAGCAGCTCTGGAAGTGGGACGCCGGGTGGCACTCAGCTCATATGGTTTAAGGCCGGTCATTCGCAGCCCGCAGGATGCTGCTGATATGGTAATGGAAGAAATGCGCCACCTGGACCGGGAACATTTTGTGGCTTTGCTCTTGAACACCAAGAACCAGGTCCTGGCCAGGGAAGTGGTTTCGGTGGGCACCCTTTCCTCGTCCGCCGTGCACCCGCGCGAGCTTTTCAAACTGGCCATCCGCCGCAGCGCGGCGGCGGTTATTTTATTGCACAATCATCCCAGCGGGGATCCCTGGCCCAGCCAGGAAGATATTCAGGTGACGCACCGCCTGATTGAGGCGGGGCGCATTATTGGTATTGAAGTGCTGGATCACATCGTCATTGGGGATAATAAGTATATCAGCTTGAAAGCAGAAAATCTGCTGGCATGA
- a CDS encoding Maf family protein, giving the protein MLYLASASPRRRELLSQLGAEFIVKTAQVSEDFSAHWPPARVVETLALRKAGAVARQLTTGLVIGADTVVVLEGRILGKPVDNQDALRMLSMLDGKTHSVFTGLAVVDAASGKSVVAHEETRVFFCAPDKRQLAEYAASEEVLDKAGAYAVQGRGARFVQRIEGCYFNVVGLPLALLNKILWQEFSYTL; this is encoded by the coding sequence TTGCTCTATCTTGCTTCGGCTTCGCCGCGCCGGCGGGAACTGCTCAGCCAGCTGGGGGCCGAATTTATTGTGAAGACAGCTCAAGTCAGCGAGGATTTTTCCGCCCATTGGCCACCGGCCCGGGTGGTGGAGACGCTGGCCCTGCGCAAGGCCGGTGCGGTGGCCCGGCAGTTGACAACCGGGCTGGTGATAGGCGCCGATACGGTAGTGGTGCTGGAAGGCCGCATTTTGGGCAAGCCGGTCGATAACCAAGATGCGCTGCGCATGTTGAGCATGCTGGACGGAAAGACGCACAGTGTGTTTACCGGCCTGGCGGTGGTGGATGCCGCCAGCGGGAAAAGTGTTGTGGCGCATGAAGAAACCAGAGTATTTTTTTGCGCGCCCGATAAGCGGCAGTTGGCGGAGTACGCGGCCAGCGAGGAAGTTCTGGATAAAGCCGGTGCCTATGCCGTGCAGGGACGGGGAGCCAGGTTTGTGCAGCGCATTGAGGGCTGCTATTTTAATGTGGTCGGATTGCCACTGGCCCTGCTGAACAAAATTCTCTGGCAGGAATTCTCCTATACACTGTAG
- a CDS encoding bifunctional folylpolyglutamate synthase/dihydrofolate synthase — MDYQQALAFLQNLTKFGINFGLGRITHLLGLLGNPQESLKIVHIGGTNGKGSTSTMVAAVLQEAGYKTGVFTSPHLHDYTERYCINGRPASREDIAALLTEMRPYLEKMVGEGLEHPTEFEVCTALAFLYFYRQQVDYLVLEVGLGGAIDSTNVASPLVAVITNVAMDHMDYLGNTIREIATVKAGIIKPNTPVVTAATGEALEVIQDFCQQKEAPLYVVGKDISWQEKSFSFAKQVIDVQGRLGTYRELELPLAGRHQQVNAATAIAVLEVLMEKGAEVTPQHIKSGLGKVQWPARLEVLRQNPLVLLDGAHNHAGAVVLAAALQDCFAGRRVHLVIGMLGDKERSKVVAELAPHAASVVVTRPNSPRAGDWQKLAEEARRYVQDVVVVEDIAGAVRTALGRASADDVVLITGSLYMVAEARELLL, encoded by the coding sequence GTGGACTACCAGCAAGCGCTAGCTTTTCTGCAGAATTTGACCAAATTTGGTATTAACTTTGGCCTGGGTCGAATTACCCATTTGCTCGGGCTGCTGGGCAATCCTCAGGAAAGTCTAAAAATAGTCCATATCGGTGGTACCAATGGCAAAGGCTCCACCTCGACCATGGTGGCCGCCGTCTTGCAGGAGGCGGGTTATAAAACCGGCGTGTTTACCTCCCCGCACCTGCACGACTACACCGAGCGTTACTGCATCAATGGGCGGCCGGCTTCCCGGGAGGATATAGCCGCATTGCTGACCGAGATGCGGCCTTATCTGGAAAAAATGGTCGGCGAGGGGCTGGAACACCCCACCGAGTTTGAGGTTTGCACGGCGCTGGCTTTTCTGTACTTCTACCGCCAGCAGGTGGACTATCTGGTGCTGGAGGTGGGGCTGGGCGGGGCCATTGATTCCACCAATGTGGCCAGTCCCCTGGTGGCGGTGATCACCAACGTGGCCATGGATCATATGGACTACCTGGGTAACACCATCCGCGAGATAGCCACGGTAAAGGCGGGGATTATCAAGCCAAACACGCCTGTAGTGACGGCGGCCACGGGTGAGGCGCTGGAGGTCATCCAGGACTTTTGTCAGCAAAAAGAGGCTCCCCTTTATGTGGTGGGTAAAGATATATCCTGGCAGGAGAAATCCTTTAGCTTTGCCAAACAGGTAATCGATGTGCAGGGACGCCTGGGGACATACCGGGAACTGGAACTTCCCCTGGCCGGGCGGCACCAGCAGGTCAATGCCGCTACAGCCATAGCGGTGCTGGAGGTATTAATGGAAAAAGGGGCGGAGGTTACACCGCAGCATATCAAATCTGGTCTGGGCAAGGTGCAGTGGCCGGCCCGTTTGGAAGTCTTGCGCCAGAATCCTCTGGTTTTGCTGGACGGTGCCCACAACCATGCCGGTGCGGTGGTGCTGGCCGCGGCGCTTCAGGACTGTTTTGCCGGCCGGCGCGTACACCTGGTCATTGGCATGCTGGGGGACAAGGAGCGCAGCAAAGTGGTGGCCGAGCTGGCCCCGCATGCCGCTTCCGTGGTGGTAACCCGCCCAAACAGTCCACGGGCCGGCGACTGGCAGAAGCTGGCGGAGGAGGCGCGGCGGTATGTCCAGGATGTGGTGGTGGTGGAGGACATTGCCGGGGCGGTGCGGACAGCTCTGGGCAGAGCGAGTGCGGATGATGTGGTGCTGATCACCGGTTCGCTGTATATGGTGGCTGAGGCCAGGGAACTACTACTCTAA
- a CDS encoding rod shape-determining protein, whose translation MRFGLFSKDMGIDLGTANSLVYVKGKGIVLREPSVVAIQRDNGQIMAVGEEAKQMIGRTPGNIVAIRPMKDGVIADFDTTQSMIKYFINKALHGRTFLVHPRVVVSVPSGVTAVEERAVREAALQAGAREAYLIEEPMAAAIGAGLPVHEPTGNMIVDIGGGTTEVAVISLGGIVTSRSIRIAGDEMDDAIIQHVKKTYNLMIGERTAEEIKIEIGTAYPTEGLQPYDIRGRDLISGLPKTVTVSPEEIYKALSEPVSAILEAIKATLEQTPPELAADIMDRGIVMAGGGSLLRGLDVLVSEQTGMPVYLAEEPLLAVAYGTGRVLENIDVLRKVLIQPKKLA comes from the coding sequence ATGCGATTTGGGTTGTTTTCCAAAGACATGGGGATTGACCTGGGTACGGCAAATTCCCTGGTCTACGTCAAGGGTAAAGGCATTGTGTTGCGTGAGCCGTCCGTGGTGGCTATCCAGCGGGATAACGGGCAGATCATGGCGGTGGGCGAAGAAGCAAAACAAATGATCGGTCGTACACCGGGCAATATTGTGGCCATCCGGCCGATGAAGGATGGTGTGATTGCCGATTTTGACACCACCCAGAGCATGATTAAATATTTTATCAACAAGGCCCTGCACGGGCGGACCTTTTTGGTCCATCCCCGGGTGGTGGTTTCCGTCCCTTCCGGGGTGACCGCAGTGGAGGAGCGGGCAGTGCGGGAAGCTGCCCTGCAGGCGGGAGCACGGGAAGCCTATCTGATCGAGGAACCCATGGCTGCCGCCATCGGGGCGGGGTTGCCCGTGCACGAACCCACCGGCAATATGATCGTGGACATTGGTGGCGGGACCACCGAAGTGGCGGTAATATCCCTGGGCGGTATTGTCACCAGCCGTTCCATCCGTATTGCCGGTGACGAGATGGATGATGCCATTATCCAGCATGTCAAGAAAACTTATAATTTAATGATTGGTGAACGTACCGCCGAAGAAATCAAAATTGAAATTGGCACTGCTTATCCCACGGAGGGGCTGCAGCCATACGACATTCGGGGGCGGGATCTGATTTCCGGCCTGCCCAAGACAGTGACGGTTTCCCCGGAAGAAATTTACAAAGCGCTCTCCGAGCCGGTATCGGCCATCCTGGAGGCCATCAAGGCCACGCTGGAGCAAACCCCGCCCGAACTGGCGGCCGATATTATGGACCGGGGCATTGTGATGGCGGGCGGCGGTTCGCTGTTACGTGGTCTGGATGTTCTGGTCAGCGAGCAAACCGGCATGCCGGTATATCTGGCCGAGGAACCGCTCCTGGCGGTGGCTTACGGCACCGGCCGGGTGCTGGAGAATATCGACGTATTGCGCAAAGTACTGATCCAGCCCAAAAAACTTGCTTGA
- a CDS encoding DUF4321 domain-containing protein produces MTNAVSVFGGWLEIMGKASYHPKGVWVLLLLLTMGGLAGSALAGQLGNYWPVLKSSAHFGLNPATLDLHFLRVTFGFTMSLGPLTALGLFLGYWVYSRL; encoded by the coding sequence ATGACCAATGCGGTCAGCGTGTTTGGTGGTTGGTTGGAGATTATGGGCAAGGCTTCTTATCATCCCAAAGGGGTTTGGGTGCTGCTGTTGCTATTGACCATGGGCGGGCTGGCCGGCAGTGCGCTGGCCGGCCAGCTGGGTAACTACTGGCCGGTGCTAAAGTCCTCGGCGCATTTCGGGCTTAATCCGGCTACACTTGACCTGCACTTTTTGCGCGTTACCTTCGGTTTTACCATGTCGCTGGGGCCGTTGACGGCGCTGGGCCTTTTCCTGGGTTACTGGGTGTATTCCCGTCTTTAA
- a CDS encoding valine--tRNA ligase, whose translation MDKETGFTMPKTYNPQEVEDKWYRYWEESGFFHAVPDGDKEPFCIVMPPPNVTGQLHMGHALDNTLQDILTRWRRMQGYNTLWLPGTDHAGIATQAKVEEQLAKEGLSKYDLGREKFLERVWEWKRQYGGRITTQLRRLGASCDWQRERFTMDEGCSAAVREVFVQLYERGLIYRDYYITNWCPRCHTTISDIEVEHLEKPGQLYYVRYPLKDGNGGITVATTRPETILGDVAVAVHPEDERYRHLVGKTLVLPLVGREIPVIADEYVDPAFGTGAVKITPAHDPNDFEVGQRHGLPQVIVINKDAVMTSEAGVYQGLDRWECRKKLVRDLESQGYLVKIDDHNHAVGHCYRCNTVIEPMLSKQWFVRMKPLAEPAMEAALTGRVKFIPERFTKIYLNWLENIRDWCISRQLWWGHRIPVWYCDDCGATIVSREDPTRCSNCQGSRLNQDPDVLDTWFSSALWPFSTLGWPNQTVDLACYYPTTVLVTGRDIIFFWVARMIFSGLAFMNDVPFRQVFIHGLVLDAMGRKMSKSLGNGVDPIDVIESHGADSLRFMLVTGNTPGNDLRFHFERLDGARNFANKIWNASRFVLMNLQDYQSGQVPEREKLALADRWIISRLQQVIGETTEYLEKYELGEAARVLYDFIWSEFCDWYIELAKPRLYRPEGGQREVAQYVLASVLKTTLELLHPFMPFITEEIWQRLPGRGQTIMKAPWPRPVPEYRDAAAEQQMNVLMEIIRSIRHIRSEMNVPLGKKAEVVLLCPDAGLRSLLESCRADIDNLATAQTVIVAKLPARPEQAAHAVARGVEVYVPLKGLIDIDKERTRLQKELQTVEKDLAKVSGKLSNQGFLSKAPADVIQKERDKQAELSGKAEAIKRRLQMLG comes from the coding sequence ATGGATAAAGAGACGGGTTTTACCATGCCCAAAACCTATAACCCGCAGGAAGTGGAAGACAAATGGTACCGGTACTGGGAGGAGAGCGGCTTTTTCCACGCCGTGCCTGACGGGGACAAGGAGCCGTTTTGCATTGTGATGCCGCCACCCAACGTGACCGGGCAATTACATATGGGACATGCTCTGGACAACACGCTGCAGGACATTCTGACCCGCTGGCGGCGGATGCAGGGCTATAATACCCTGTGGCTGCCCGGTACCGACCATGCCGGGATTGCCACCCAGGCCAAGGTGGAAGAGCAACTGGCCAAAGAAGGCCTGAGCAAGTACGACCTGGGACGGGAGAAGTTTTTGGAACGGGTGTGGGAATGGAAGCGGCAGTACGGGGGTCGCATCACCACCCAACTGCGCCGCCTGGGCGCTTCCTGTGACTGGCAGCGGGAACGTTTCACCATGGACGAGGGCTGTTCGGCGGCGGTGCGGGAGGTCTTCGTCCAGCTTTATGAGCGCGGCCTGATTTACCGCGACTACTACATTACCAACTGGTGTCCCCGTTGCCACACCACCATTTCGGACATAGAGGTGGAACACCTGGAAAAACCCGGCCAGCTGTACTATGTGCGCTATCCCTTGAAAGACGGCAACGGCGGCATTACTGTGGCCACCACCCGGCCGGAAACCATACTGGGCGATGTGGCCGTGGCCGTGCACCCGGAGGACGAACGCTACCGGCATCTGGTGGGCAAAACGCTGGTGCTGCCTCTGGTGGGGCGGGAGATACCGGTAATTGCCGATGAGTATGTGGACCCGGCTTTTGGCACGGGCGCGGTGAAAATTACCCCCGCCCACGACCCCAATGACTTTGAAGTGGGCCAGCGCCACGGCTTGCCCCAGGTGATTGTGATCAACAAGGACGCGGTGATGACGTCCGAGGCGGGCGTTTACCAGGGGCTGGACCGCTGGGAGTGCCGCAAAAAGTTGGTGCGGGATCTGGAAAGCCAGGGTTATCTGGTGAAAATAGATGACCACAACCATGCCGTGGGGCACTGTTATCGTTGCAACACGGTCATCGAGCCCATGCTCTCCAAACAGTGGTTTGTGCGCATGAAGCCGCTGGCCGAGCCGGCTATGGAAGCCGCGCTGACCGGACGGGTGAAGTTTATCCCGGAGCGCTTTACCAAAATATATCTGAACTGGCTGGAGAACATCCGTGACTGGTGTATTTCCCGCCAGCTCTGGTGGGGGCACCGTATTCCGGTTTGGTACTGCGATGACTGCGGCGCCACTATAGTTTCCCGGGAAGACCCCACCCGTTGCAGCAACTGCCAGGGCAGCAGGTTGAACCAGGACCCGGACGTGCTGGACACATGGTTTTCTTCCGCCCTGTGGCCTTTTTCCACCCTGGGCTGGCCCAACCAGACTGTGGATCTGGCCTGTTATTACCCCACCACTGTGCTGGTCACCGGGCGGGATATCATCTTTTTCTGGGTGGCCAGGATGATTTTCAGCGGCCTGGCCTTTATGAACGATGTTCCCTTCCGCCAGGTGTTCATCCATGGCCTGGTGCTGGATGCCATGGGGCGCAAGATGAGCAAGTCCCTGGGCAACGGGGTGGACCCCATTGATGTTATTGAGAGCCACGGTGCTGACAGCCTGCGCTTCATGCTGGTGACGGGTAACACGCCGGGCAATGACCTGCGCTTCCACTTTGAAAGGCTGGATGGGGCGCGCAATTTTGCCAATAAGATCTGGAACGCTTCGCGCTTTGTGCTGATGAACTTGCAGGATTACCAGTCCGGTCAGGTGCCGGAAAGAGAGAAGCTTGCCCTGGCCGACCGCTGGATTATCAGCCGCCTGCAGCAGGTGATTGGTGAAACAACCGAATACCTGGAAAAATACGAACTGGGCGAAGCGGCCCGGGTGTTGTATGATTTTATCTGGAGCGAGTTCTGCGACTGGTACATTGAGCTGGCCAAGCCGCGTCTGTACCGGCCGGAAGGCGGGCAGCGCGAGGTAGCCCAGTATGTGCTGGCCAGCGTGCTCAAGACCACGCTGGAACTGCTGCATCCCTTCATGCCCTTTATTACCGAGGAGATATGGCAGCGCCTGCCGGGGCGGGGGCAAACCATTATGAAAGCTCCCTGGCCCAGGCCGGTACCGGAATACCGCGATGCAGCGGCCGAGCAGCAAATGAATGTGCTGATGGAGATTATCCGTTCCATCCGTCATATCCGCAGCGAGATGAATGTGCCGTTGGGCAAGAAGGCTGAAGTAGTGCTGCTTTGCCCGGATGCCGGGCTGAGAAGCCTGCTGGAGTCCTGCCGGGCGGACATAGATAACCTGGCCACAGCCCAGACGGTGATTGTGGCAAAGTTGCCGGCCAGGCCGGAGCAGGCGGCCCATGCTGTGGCCCGCGGGGTGGAGGTCTATGTACCGCTGAAAGGGCTGATAGATATTGATAAGGAAAGAACCAGGCTGCAAAAAGAGCTGCAGACGGTGGAAAAAGACCTGGCCAAAGTGAGCGGCAAGTTGAGCAACCAGGGTTTTTTAAGCAAAGCACCGGCCGATGTGATCCAGAAGGAGAGGGATAAACAGGCCGAACTGTCCGGCAAGGCGGAGGCAATAAAACGCCGCTTGCAAATGCTGGGCTGA